The following proteins are encoded in a genomic region of Cygnus olor isolate bCygOlo1 chromosome 23, bCygOlo1.pri.v2, whole genome shotgun sequence:
- the TSSK3 gene encoding testis-specific serine/threonine-protein kinase 3, whose product MEAFLLANGYQLGKTIGEGTYSKVKEALSLKHRKKVAIKIIDKREGPEEFIQRFLPRELQIVGRLDHKNITRVYEMLESAEGKIYLVMELAEDGDIFDCVLREGPLPEHRARALFRQLVEAIRYCHGCGVAHRDLKCENALLQGCTVKLTDFGFAKLLPRGRQELSRTFCGSTAYAAPEVLQGVPHDSRKGDIWSLGVILYVLLCACLPFDDTNIPQMLCQQQKGVSLPRHLGVSRECQDLLKRLLEPDMVLRPSVEGVSRHPWLANP is encoded by the exons ATGGAGGCGTTTTTGCTTGCCAATGGCTACCAGCTTGGCAAGACCATTGGGGAGGGAACTTACTCCAAAGTGAAGGAGGCCTTATCCCTAAAGCATCGGAAGAAAGtggcaattaaaataattgataaGAGGGAAGGCCCGGAAG AATTTATTCAGAGATTCCTGCCCCGGGAGCTCCAGATCGTCGGGCGCTTGGACCACAAGAACATCACCCGGGTGTACGAGATGCTGGAGTCTGCAGAGGGGAAGATCTACCTCGTGATGGAGCTGGCGGAGGACGGGGACATCTTCGACTGCGTGCTGCGCGAGGGTCCCCTGCCCGAGCACCGCGCCAGGGCGCTCTTTCGTCAGCTGGTCGAGGCCATCCGGTACTGCCACGGCTGCGGGGTGGCTCACCGCGACCTCAAGTGCGAGAAcgccctgctgcagggctgcaccGTGAAGCTGACGGACTTTGGCTTCGCCAAGCTGCTCCCCAGGGGCCGCCAGGAGCTGAGCCGCACCTTCTGCGGCAGCACGGCCTACGCGGCGCctgaggtgctgcagggggTGCCCCACGACAGCCGCAAGGGCGACATCTGGAGCTTGGGCGTCATCCTCTACGTCCTGCTGTGCGCCTGCCTGCCCTTCGATGACACCAACATCCCCcagatgctgtgccagcagcagaaaggcGTCTCCCTGCCCAGGCACCTTGGGGTCTCCAGGGAGTGCCAGGACCTCCTGAAAAGGCTCCTGGAGCCAGACATGGTCCTGAGGCCCTCCGTGGAGGGGGTCAGCAGGCACCCCTGGCTGGCGAACCCCTGA
- the FAM229A gene encoding protein FAM229A — MSSQETPQARRFPIEAGDCPSLAAAPEAQEPVGAEHSPHRQLRRCPGSHCLTLPHVPIDVFIAMGGNCRRRAT, encoded by the exons ATGAGCTCCCAGGAAACACCACAGGCCCGGAGGTTCCCCATCGAGGCAGGTGACTGTCCCAGCCTGGCCGCAGCTCCAGAGGCTCAGGAGCcggtgggtgctgagca CTCTCCCCACAGGCAGCTGCGGCGATGCCCCGGGAGCCACTGCCTGACCCTGCCCCACGTCCCCATTGACGTCTTCATTGCCATGGGAGGGAATTGCCGGCGACGCGCCACCTGA